A single genomic interval of Caminicella sporogenes DSM 14501 harbors:
- a CDS encoding short-chain-enoyl-CoA hydratase: MELKYLLFEKKENVAVIKFNRPKALNALNTEVLEELDKLIDCIKNDEQIYVAIFTGEGKAFVAGADISEMANFNADEGRRFSILGQRVFRKLELMEKPVIAAVNGYALGGGCEFAIACDIRVASEKAKFGQPEVTLGIIPGFAGTQRLSRLVGIAKAKELIFTGDMIDAEEAKRIGLVNKVVPHEKLMEESMNLAKKICERAQLAIRYSKMAINKGLDVDLDSGNDIEASYFGLCFATEDQKEGMKAFLEKRKAEFKAR; this comes from the coding sequence ATGGAGCTAAAATATTTATTATTTGAAAAAAAAGAAAATGTTGCTGTAATTAAATTTAACAGACCTAAGGCACTCAATGCATTAAATACCGAAGTTTTAGAGGAATTAGATAAACTTATTGATTGTATTAAAAATGATGAGCAAATTTATGTAGCTATTTTTACAGGAGAAGGTAAAGCGTTTGTTGCTGGAGCAGATATATCAGAGATGGCTAATTTTAATGCAGATGAAGGAAGAAGATTTTCTATTCTTGGTCAAAGAGTTTTTAGAAAATTAGAGTTAATGGAAAAACCAGTAATTGCTGCAGTAAATGGATATGCTTTAGGTGGCGGTTGTGAGTTTGCTATTGCTTGTGATATTAGGGTAGCAAGCGAAAAAGCTAAATTTGGACAGCCAGAAGTAACTTTGGGAATAATACCAGGATTTGCAGGAACTCAGAGATTATCTAGACTAGTGGGTATTGCAAAAGCTAAAGAGTTGATATTTACAGGGGATATGATAGATGCTGAGGAAGCTAAGAGAATAGGTCTTGTAAATAAAGTTGTTCCACATGAGAAACTTATGGAAGAAAGTATGAATTTAGCTAAAAAGATTTGTGAAAGAGCTCAGTTAGCTATTAGATATTCTAAGATGGCGATAAATAAGGGATTAGATGTAGATTTAGATAGTGGAAACGATATAGAGGCAAGCTATTTTGGACTTTGTTTTGCTACTGAGGACCAAAAGGAAGGTATGAAAGCTTTCCTTGAAAAAAGAAAGGCAGAGTTTAAAGCTAGATAA
- the nhaC gene encoding Na+/H+ antiporter NhaC — translation MNTPNANKISFGKAMIPILFLIIALIFTLQVFNGDPHIPIIASAVVAAVVAIASGQSWKDLEQGMIETISMSLQAILILAIIGMIIGTWILAGIVPTMIYYGLKIISPSIFLVATCLICSIVSLATGSSWTTAGTVGIALIGVGQGLGIPLPIVAGAIISGAYFGDKMSPLSDTTNLAPAMAGATLFDHIRHMVYTTAPSLTIALILYGILGFKYAGNSLDTSSINIILDALSKQFTISPFLLLPPILVIAMVIMKVPAIPGLIGGTVLGGLFAWIFQGAGMTAIIKAAHYGFTSETGIKAVDELLTRGGLDSMMWTISLILCAMCFGGVMEKSGMLHALAAKILTLANNTGSLVLATILTCIATNFVAGDQYLSIVIPGRMYKNMYDELGLHPKNLSRALEDSGTLTSPFVPWNTCGSFMHTTLGVHPFAYAPYAFLNLLNPVISIFYGFTGITMEKVSKNKADGEIA, via the coding sequence ATGAACACGCCAAATGCAAACAAAATTTCTTTTGGCAAAGCAATGATTCCTATTCTCTTCTTAATCATTGCGCTCATTTTTACACTACAAGTATTTAATGGTGATCCACACATTCCAATTATTGCTTCAGCTGTTGTAGCTGCAGTAGTAGCTATTGCGTCTGGACAGTCTTGGAAAGACCTTGAGCAAGGTATGATTGAAACTATCAGTATGTCTTTACAAGCCATTCTTATCCTTGCAATTATAGGTATGATAATCGGTACTTGGATACTTGCCGGAATCGTGCCTACAATGATTTATTACGGATTGAAAATTATTTCTCCAAGCATTTTCCTAGTAGCAACATGTTTAATATGTAGTATAGTATCACTAGCTACAGGAAGTTCTTGGACTACTGCAGGTACTGTTGGTATAGCTCTTATAGGTGTAGGTCAGGGCTTAGGAATTCCTCTACCAATAGTTGCAGGTGCTATAATTTCTGGTGCTTACTTCGGCGACAAGATGTCACCTCTTTCCGATACTACAAATCTTGCTCCAGCAATGGCAGGTGCAACTCTATTTGACCATATTAGACACATGGTATATACTACAGCACCAAGTTTAACTATAGCTCTTATTTTATATGGAATTTTAGGTTTCAAGTATGCAGGTAATTCTCTTGATACATCTTCAATTAATATCATTTTAGATGCACTTTCTAAGCAATTCACAATTTCTCCATTCTTATTATTACCACCTATACTAGTTATAGCTATGGTTATTATGAAAGTCCCAGCTATTCCGGGTCTTATAGGTGGTACTGTTCTTGGTGGATTATTTGCTTGGATTTTCCAAGGTGCTGGAATGACAGCTATAATCAAAGCTGCTCACTATGGATTTACTTCTGAAACAGGTATTAAAGCTGTTGATGAATTACTTACTCGTGGCGGCTTAGACAGTATGATGTGGACAATTTCTCTTATTCTCTGTGCAATGTGCTTTGGTGGAGTTATGGAAAAATCAGGTATGCTTCATGCATTAGCTGCTAAGATATTAACTCTTGCTAACAATACAGGTTCTCTTGTATTAGCAACTATATTAACTTGTATAGCTACAAATTTTGTAGCTGGCGACCAATATTTATCAATAGTTATACCTGGTAGAATGTATAAAAACATGTATGATGAACTAGGATTGCATCCAAAGAACCTTTCAAGAGCTCTGGAAGACTCTGGTACTTTAACATCGCCTTTTGTACCATGGAATACCTGTGGTTCATTTATGCACACTACTTTAGGAGTTCATCCATTTGCATATGCTCCTTATGCTTTTCTCAACCTTCTTAATCCAGTAATATCTATATTCTATGGATTTACAGGAATTACAATGGAAAAAGTTTCAAAAAACAAAGCAGATGGAGAAATAGCTTAA
- a CDS encoding Na+/H+ antiporter NhaC family protein, whose amino-acid sequence MFHIKKQINMQSTYVVILITLISIITAILLHLPIYLGLLTGLLTASFFSIINGYSIKDVFKMFFSGIKNVYTVLIMLSLIGMLISIWMASGTIPSMIYYGFKYLSNTNIILAAFLTCSIISMILGTALGTISTVGSAFLSLSIGLNIPLPLLVGAVVSGAYLGDRTSPMSSSLNLTATMTETNVIDNIKHMQYTTIPVFISTFLIYWYLGNKFINTNTNGIKHFQNLFISTFNIGFISLVPPALILICAVIFKMSIVKSIFIGLLSSVFISLYINNLTLTNLLKIAVYGYYPLNKEISKIMSGSGFISMINVLLVIIFSTGLNGILEDTKMIKPLIEKISYSIKNFKDLIYKTALLSFIISVITCNQTLSSIIPGQYLKQIYDKFEIPKSTLARTISDSGIITVPLIPWNVNAILVSSIMKISAIKYIPFAFFCYLLPLFTLIYPNFRNIKSKN is encoded by the coding sequence GTGTTTCATATAAAAAAACAAATCAACATGCAATCTACATATGTAGTTATTCTCATAACTCTAATTTCAATTATAACTGCAATACTTCTGCATTTGCCTATATATTTAGGTCTATTAACTGGATTACTAACAGCGTCATTCTTCTCTATAATAAATGGTTATTCTATTAAAGATGTATTTAAAATGTTTTTTTCAGGAATAAAAAATGTCTATACAGTATTAATAATGCTCTCTTTAATAGGAATGTTAATAAGTATATGGATGGCTAGTGGTACTATACCTTCTATGATATATTACGGATTTAAGTATTTATCTAATACAAACATTATTTTAGCTGCTTTTCTAACTTGTTCAATAATCTCAATGATTCTTGGTACTGCACTGGGTACTATAAGTACTGTAGGTAGTGCTTTTCTAAGTTTGTCTATAGGATTAAATATTCCCCTACCTCTACTAGTTGGAGCTGTAGTTTCAGGAGCTTATTTAGGAGATAGAACCTCTCCCATGTCAAGCAGTCTTAATTTAACAGCCACAATGACTGAAACAAATGTTATTGACAATATTAAACATATGCAATATACCACTATACCTGTTTTTATATCAACTTTCTTGATATACTGGTATTTAGGAAATAAATTTATAAATACAAACACAAATGGAATAAAGCATTTTCAAAATTTATTCATATCAACCTTCAATATAGGTTTTATTTCATTAGTACCTCCTGCTCTAATTTTAATTTGTGCAGTAATTTTCAAAATGTCCATAGTTAAAAGTATTTTTATAGGTCTATTATCTAGTGTTTTTATATCTTTATATATCAATAATTTAACTCTTACTAACCTTTTAAAAATAGCTGTATATGGATATTATCCTTTAAATAAAGAAATATCTAAAATCATGTCAGGTAGCGGTTTTATTTCGATGATAAACGTTTTACTTGTAATAATTTTTTCAACTGGTTTGAATGGAATTTTAGAAGATACTAAAATGATAAAACCTTTAATTGAAAAAATCTCATATAGTATAAAAAACTTTAAAGACCTCATTTACAAAACTGCACTACTATCATTTATTATTTCAGTAATTACCTGTAATCAAACTTTATCTTCTATAATTCCGGGACAATATTTAAAACAAATATACGACAAATTTGAAATCCCTAAAAGTACTTTAGCTAGAACTATTTCAGATTCTGGAATAATTACAGTACCATTAATTCCATGGAATGTAAATGCTATACTTGTATCTTCTATAATGAAAATCTCAGCTATTAAATATATACCTTTCGCTTTTTTCTGCTACCTGCTTCCACTATTTACATTAATATATCCTAATTTTAGAAATATAAAATCTAAAAACTAA
- a CDS encoding metal-dependent hydrolase codes for MKIKYLGHAAFYIEEGNFKALIDPFLSGNPTAKSSPENFSSINYIFITHGHGDHLGDTVQIAKNNNSIVITNFEISLYLGNQNVNTHPMHIGGKAKFDFGTVKMTPALHGSGIQTEKGLIYGGNPCGFVIELDGKKIYHAGDTGLTMDMKLLESENIDLAILPIGGNFTMDIDDAVKAVEFIKPKKVIPIHYNTFPIIKASPEEFKSKVKNSEVIILKPDEEYNL; via the coding sequence ATGAAAATTAAATATTTGGGTCATGCTGCATTCTACATAGAAGAAGGTAATTTCAAAGCTCTGATAGACCCATTTTTATCAGGTAATCCTACAGCTAAATCATCACCTGAAAATTTTAGTAGTATAAACTATATTTTCATCACTCATGGTCATGGCGACCATTTAGGTGATACTGTACAAATTGCAAAAAATAATAATTCAATAGTCATAACAAATTTCGAAATTTCTCTATATCTTGGTAATCAAAATGTAAACACTCATCCAATGCATATAGGTGGAAAAGCAAAATTTGATTTTGGTACAGTTAAAATGACGCCTGCTCTTCATGGCTCTGGAATACAAACTGAAAAAGGGCTTATTTATGGTGGAAATCCATGTGGCTTTGTTATTGAACTAGACGGTAAAAAGATATATCATGCCGGTGATACAGGTCTAACAATGGATATGAAATTATTAGAATCAGAAAATATAGATTTAGCTATACTACCAATTGGCGGAAATTTTACAATGGATATTGATGATGCTGTTAAAGCAGTAGAATTCATTAAACCTAAAAAAGTTATTCCTATACACTATAATACTTTCCCTATCATAAAAGCTTCACCAGAAGAATTTAAATCAAAAGTAAAAAATTCTGAAGTCATAATATTAAAACCTGATGAAGAATATAATCTATAA
- a CDS encoding DMT family transporter, with amino-acid sequence MNKKKGILLLLTSSFCFAVMAASVKSVPHIPLYEKVFFRNLLGIFIMGGFIIKNKKSFKSSNAKLLAMRCIFGVLGVMAYFYSISKLALSDAVLLNKMSPFFVVIFSVLFLKEKINKFQVYAIIIALIGAGFVIKPQFNYTVIPAIIGLLSAILAASSYTIIRHLRLYDSPEVIVFYFSLFSSISMIPFMIAGNFTIPTYKDLLILLLISLSATCAQTFMTNAYRYAPASQLAIYGYANIIFSTIFGIILWSEFPDLLSITGGLLIILGGFINYISTNSKHFKTKK; translated from the coding sequence ATGAATAAAAAGAAAGGAATACTCCTGCTTCTTACATCTTCTTTTTGTTTTGCAGTTATGGCTGCAAGTGTAAAATCCGTTCCTCATATACCTTTGTATGAAAAAGTATTTTTCAGAAACTTGCTAGGTATTTTCATAATGGGTGGATTTATTATAAAAAATAAAAAAAGTTTTAAAAGCTCAAATGCTAAACTACTTGCTATGCGATGTATCTTTGGAGTCTTAGGAGTTATGGCATACTTTTACTCCATATCTAAGCTAGCTCTATCTGATGCAGTTTTGCTCAATAAAATGTCTCCATTTTTTGTTGTAATATTTTCAGTATTATTTCTCAAAGAAAAAATAAATAAATTTCAAGTTTATGCTATTATAATTGCACTAATCGGTGCTGGATTTGTAATCAAACCACAGTTTAATTATACTGTAATACCAGCCATAATAGGTCTACTTTCTGCAATCTTAGCAGCTTCATCTTATACTATTATAAGACACCTTAGACTATATGACTCACCAGAAGTAATAGTATTCTACTTTAGCTTATTTTCTTCTATATCTATGATACCTTTTATGATTGCAGGTAATTTTACTATACCCACTTATAAAGATTTACTTATTCTACTCTTAATAAGTCTATCTGCAACATGTGCACAAACTTTTATGACAAATGCTTACAGGTATGCTCCAGCATCTCAACTTGCCATATATGGATATGCCAATATCATTTTTTCAACCATATTTGGAATAATATTATGGAGTGAATTTCCTGACTTATTAAGTATAACAGGAGGTCTATTAATCATACTTGGCGGATTCATAAATTATATTTCAACTAATAGCAAGCACTTCAAAACAAAAAAATAA
- a CDS encoding aminotransferase class I/II-fold pyridoxal phosphate-dependent enzyme has translation MSENFSMVAPHSKRPVNEDKIFAASRQAKEAIEKYGFENVINSTVGALLDDNGKLLVLPTVIKVLKNLPPEEIAAYAPIAGLPEYLETVKTAAFRECMPEGYIEAIATPGGSGAIRHTIWNYSEMGDYILTSDWYWGPYKTIAEEHGRKITTYTFFDENKNFNIKSFREKLNQLLKIQDRVVILLNSPAHNPTGFSLEISEWEEVINILKNFAKNKDKKIILFSDIAYIDFAGEKNKSRQFMKLFGNLPENILTIVSFSMSKGYTLYGMRSGAMICITSNKSIAEEFKNVGQFSNRGVWSNGTRSAMKILAEIFKNSELLSKVETERNVLKKMLNERAQSFVNEAKKIGLDICPYKSGFFITIPCNNPELVSEKLKKDNIFVVPLQKGIRFAVCSVSKEKCLKAPLKLLNAIKNI, from the coding sequence ATGTCTGAAAATTTTTCAATGGTAGCTCCTCATTCTAAAAGACCTGTTAATGAAGATAAAATTTTTGCTGCCAGCAGACAGGCTAAAGAAGCTATAGAAAAATACGGATTTGAAAACGTCATAAATTCAACAGTGGGGGCTCTTTTAGATGATAACGGAAAATTATTAGTCTTGCCAACTGTAATTAAAGTCCTTAAAAATCTTCCACCTGAAGAAATAGCTGCATATGCTCCAATAGCCGGTTTACCAGAATATTTAGAAACTGTTAAAACTGCAGCTTTTAGAGAATGTATGCCAGAAGGATATATTGAAGCTATTGCGACTCCGGGCGGTTCAGGCGCTATAAGACATACTATATGGAATTATTCTGAAATGGGAGATTATATACTTACTTCTGACTGGTATTGGGGACCTTATAAAACTATCGCTGAAGAACACGGAAGAAAAATAACTACATATACTTTCTTTGATGAAAACAAAAACTTTAATATTAAATCATTTAGAGAAAAACTTAATCAGCTTTTAAAAATACAAGATAGAGTAGTTATACTGCTTAATTCTCCAGCTCATAATCCAACAGGATTTAGTCTTGAAATTTCAGAATGGGAAGAAGTTATAAACATCCTAAAAAATTTTGCAAAAAACAAAGATAAAAAAATTATCTTATTTTCAGATATTGCATATATAGACTTCGCAGGAGAAAAAAATAAATCTAGACAATTTATGAAACTCTTTGGAAACCTTCCAGAAAACATTCTAACAATAGTATCTTTTAGCATGTCTAAAGGATATACACTATATGGAATGAGAAGCGGTGCAATGATTTGTATCACATCTAACAAAAGCATTGCAGAAGAATTTAAAAATGTAGGACAATTTTCAAATAGGGGTGTTTGGTCTAATGGTACACGAAGTGCAATGAAAATATTGGCTGAAATATTTAAAAATTCCGAATTATTATCAAAGGTTGAAACAGAACGAAATGTTCTCAAAAAAATGCTAAATGAAAGAGCTCAATCTTTTGTAAATGAAGCAAAAAAAATAGGACTTGATATTTGTCCTTATAAATCAGGTTTCTTTATTACAATACCTTGTAATAATCCTGAACTAGTTTCTGAAAAACTCAAAAAAGATAACATTTTCGTAGTTCCTCTCCAAAAAGGTATTAGATTTGCTGTATGTTCTGTATCTAAAGAAAAATGTTTAAAAGCACCTTTAAAACTTTTAAATGCTATTAAAAACATATAA
- the lspA gene encoding signal peptidase II codes for MVYFLLIIMIVVLDQFTKYLAVTYLKSIDTYPLIKNIFHLTYRENTGAAFSILRNKQIFLILMTAVVVLALIVYLVKVINKENLFLLKFSLSFIIGGAIGNLVDRVRLNYVVDFFDFTLINYPVFNVADIFIVTGSILLAYAVIFKKIEI; via the coding sequence ATGGTATACTTTTTACTAATAATAATGATTGTAGTTTTAGATCAATTTACAAAATATTTAGCTGTTACATATTTAAAATCTATTGATACATATCCTTTGATAAAAAATATATTTCATCTTACATATAGAGAAAATACGGGAGCAGCTTTTAGTATATTGAGAAATAAGCAGATATTTTTAATATTAATGACTGCAGTTGTAGTATTGGCTTTAATAGTTTATCTTGTAAAAGTTATAAATAAAGAAAATTTATTTTTATTAAAATTTTCTTTATCGTTTATTATAGGAGGAGCAATAGGAAATTTGGTAGATAGAGTGCGGTTAAATTATGTTGTGGATTTTTTTGATTTTACTTTGATTAATTATCCAGTTTTTAATGTAGCTGATATATTTATTGTTACGGGTTCTATACTTCTTGCATATGCAGTTATATTTAAAAAAATAGAAATATAA
- the cls gene encoding cardiolipin synthase, with amino-acid sequence MKRLSKKTIASIVFFIIISAVLGITIFEIRTNIIFNKIWHNLSSVFGFVFTIYVFFIGIVIFFENKNPSKTIAWLLVLFLLPIIGFIFYMLFGQNTRKKKTFKKKKDLEFKFLKSIAKNQKEILKEVKLFDNDKSLVKSKLINLLLNNSNAPFTVNNRVKVLTNGEKTFSAIIEELKKAKHHIHMEYFIIKCDDIGNKIKDILKDKAASGIKVRVIYDSVGSWRLSKDYIEELRNSGVDIYPFYPVMFPVLSRELNYRNHRKIVVIDGKVGFVGGLNIGDEYLKGSRKLGFWRDTHLKVEGEAVYSLQNIFLKDWHFVSKQFISDEVYYPKLDYCGEQLVQITSSGPDSDWEVILQAYFTMITTAEEKIWITTPYLVPDESISMALKIAALSGVDVRIIIPNKPDHYLVYWASRANIEELLKAGVKIYTYEKGFIHSKILFVDSIGASIGTANLDIRSLRINFEVNAFIYDEEFVKRLERDFIQDLKDSKEIILEEFSKRSIYNKFMESLGKLFSPLL; translated from the coding sequence ATGAAAAGATTATCTAAAAAGACTATAGCTTCGATAGTGTTTTTTATTATAATTTCTGCTGTTTTAGGAATAACGATTTTTGAGATTAGGACAAATATAATTTTTAATAAAATTTGGCATAATTTATCATCTGTGTTTGGTTTTGTTTTTACTATTTACGTTTTTTTTATAGGAATAGTTATATTTTTTGAAAATAAAAATCCTTCTAAAACGATTGCGTGGCTACTGGTGCTTTTTTTACTGCCGATTATAGGATTTATTTTTTATATGTTATTTGGGCAAAACACTAGAAAGAAAAAGACTTTTAAAAAGAAAAAAGATTTAGAATTTAAATTTCTTAAAAGTATAGCTAAAAATCAGAAAGAAATATTAAAGGAAGTAAAACTATTTGATAATGATAAGAGTTTAGTTAAAAGCAAATTAATAAATTTATTACTTAATAATTCAAATGCTCCTTTTACTGTAAATAATAGAGTTAAGGTGCTTACTAATGGCGAAAAAACATTTTCTGCTATAATAGAAGAACTTAAGAAAGCTAAGCATCATATTCATATGGAATATTTTATAATTAAATGTGATGATATAGGAAATAAAATAAAAGATATTTTAAAAGATAAAGCAGCATCAGGAATAAAGGTTAGAGTCATATATGATAGTGTGGGAAGTTGGCGGCTTAGCAAGGATTATATAGAGGAGTTAAGAAATTCAGGAGTGGATATATATCCTTTCTATCCCGTTATGTTTCCTGTTTTAAGTAGGGAACTAAATTATAGAAATCATAGAAAAATAGTTGTAATAGATGGTAAAGTTGGATTTGTAGGAGGATTAAATATAGGTGATGAATATTTAAAAGGAAGCAGAAAGCTTGGCTTTTGGAGAGATACTCATTTAAAAGTTGAAGGTGAGGCAGTATATAGTTTGCAAAATATTTTTTTGAAAGATTGGCATTTTGTTTCAAAACAATTTATTTCAGATGAAGTTTATTATCCTAAATTAGATTATTGTGGAGAACAATTAGTTCAAATTACATCTAGTGGACCTGATTCTGATTGGGAAGTTATACTCCAAGCATATTTTACCATGATAACTACGGCTGAAGAAAAAATTTGGATAACTACTCCTTATTTAGTTCCCGATGAAAGTATATCGATGGCTTTAAAAATAGCAGCTCTTAGTGGAGTAGATGTGCGAATTATTATTCCTAATAAACCTGACCATTATTTAGTCTATTGGGCTTCAAGAGCAAATATTGAGGAGTTGTTAAAAGCTGGAGTAAAGATTTATACATATGAAAAAGGTTTTATACATAGTAAGATTTTATTTGTAGATAGTATAGGTGCTTCTATAGGAACCGCTAATTTGGACATAAGAAGTCTTAGAATAAATTTTGAAGTCAATGCTTTTATATATGATGAAGAATTCGTAAAAAGACTTGAAAGAGATTTTATACAGGATTTAAAAGACAGTAAGGAAATTATTTTAGAGGAGTTTTCTAAAAGAAGTATTTATAATAAATTTATGGAGTCACTTGGAAAGTTATTTTCACCTTTATTATAG
- a CDS encoding cobalamin B12-binding domain-containing protein yields the protein MRGKIIACSIGNCVHVAGVVNFLRLAEEMGYESVFLGPAVSIEKLIEKVKKERPKFVGVSYRLTPSALYPLLEELKKGIEREGFKDIKWLFGGTEPTAEVARKANIFYKVFDIEGMDKVINFLKGKAELELKKSYGRNLIERIEGKYPYPVLRHHFGLPSLEETIRGIEEIAESEVLDIISLAPDQNAQQYFFRQEKMDNKLDGAGGVPVRSEKDFINIYKAAQRGNYPLIRCYSGTSDLLKMAELIQKTLKNAWCAVPLCWYNELDGRGDRKLLDSIRENQKVMKWHGERNIPVEVNESHHWSLRDAHDTLGVVMAFLAAYNAKKAGVKTYIAQYMFNVPPAISPKMDLAKMLAKIELIESLEDDNFKTLRQARAGLAKFSPDLNLAKGQLAASAGLAMAIKPHIYHVVGYCEAHHAATPKEVIESCKIVRGVIEGYISGYPNITSDEEVISRKNWLIKEAKYTLEFIKENFKEYKDPWSSPEVIAKCIKLGILDAPHLKGNPAACGKLETRIVNGRLEAYDMETGKVLSEEERLDKIWNYAEKVSA from the coding sequence ATGAGAGGAAAGATAATTGCTTGTTCAATAGGGAATTGTGTGCATGTAGCTGGTGTTGTGAATTTTTTAAGACTTGCAGAAGAAATGGGATATGAGTCAGTATTTCTAGGTCCTGCGGTTAGTATAGAAAAGTTAATTGAAAAAGTAAAAAAGGAAAGACCAAAGTTTGTAGGTGTTAGTTATAGATTGACTCCTTCTGCACTCTATCCATTATTAGAAGAATTAAAAAAGGGAATAGAAAGAGAAGGTTTTAAGGATATAAAATGGTTATTTGGAGGAACAGAGCCTACTGCTGAAGTAGCTAGAAAAGCAAATATTTTTTATAAAGTATTTGATATAGAAGGTATGGATAAAGTAATAAACTTCTTAAAAGGAAAAGCAGAGCTGGAGCTAAAAAAGAGTTATGGTAGAAACTTAATTGAAAGAATAGAAGGAAAGTATCCGTATCCTGTATTAAGACATCATTTTGGACTGCCTAGTCTAGAGGAAACTATAAGAGGAATAGAGGAAATAGCAGAATCTGAAGTTTTAGATATTATATCTTTAGCACCTGACCAAAATGCACAGCAGTATTTTTTCCGTCAAGAAAAAATGGATAATAAACTTGATGGTGCAGGTGGAGTACCTGTAAGAAGTGAAAAGGATTTCATCAACATTTACAAAGCAGCTCAAAGGGGTAATTATCCACTTATTAGATGTTATAGTGGAACATCAGATTTATTAAAAATGGCTGAACTAATTCAAAAGACCTTAAAAAATGCTTGGTGTGCAGTTCCTCTTTGCTGGTATAATGAATTAGATGGCAGAGGTGATAGAAAACTTTTAGATTCTATTAGAGAAAATCAAAAAGTTATGAAGTGGCATGGAGAGAGAAATATTCCTGTGGAAGTAAATGAATCACATCACTGGAGTCTTAGAGATGCACATGATACTTTAGGGGTAGTAATGGCATTTTTAGCTGCATATAATGCAAAAAAAGCTGGAGTTAAGACTTATATTGCACAATATATGTTTAATGTTCCGCCAGCTATTTCTCCAAAAATGGATTTGGCAAAGATGTTGGCAAAAATAGAATTAATAGAATCATTAGAAGACGATAATTTTAAAACTTTAAGACAGGCAAGAGCAGGATTAGCAAAATTTTCGCCTGATTTAAATCTTGCAAAGGGACAGTTGGCAGCATCAGCAGGGCTTGCTATGGCTATAAAACCGCATATATATCATGTAGTAGGATATTGTGAAGCACATCATGCAGCAACACCTAAGGAAGTAATTGAAAGCTGTAAAATAGTTAGAGGAGTTATTGAAGGGTATATATCTGGGTATCCTAATATAACAAGTGATGAAGAAGTAATTAGCAGAAAAAATTGGCTTATAAAAGAAGCAAAATATACATTAGAATTTATTAAAGAAAACTTTAAAGAATATAAAGACCCTTGGAGTTCACCAGAAGTTATTGCAAAGTGTATAAAATTAGGAATATTAGATGCTCCTCATTTAAAAGGTAATCCTGCAGCTTGTGGGAAATTGGAGACTAGGATAGTAAATGGAAGACTAGAAGCTTATGATATGGAAACAGGAAAAGTACTATCCGAAGAAGAGAGACTTGATAAAATTTGGAATTATGCTGAAAAAGTTTCTGCGTAA